Proteins from one Chanodichthys erythropterus isolate Z2021 chromosome 15, ASM2448905v1, whole genome shotgun sequence genomic window:
- the LOC137037238 gene encoding uncharacterized protein, with product MYAVVTLQDSDEVMVAPSHWLSTDKKQSYWPPFKSPEKCMEAVQNRVKPETGGKTWEKLNISFHKESVSFDKAKEGQKEITEQKERSFLLATGFPGILQRQRPLPTPSTSRMPADDKDDLLQMLRDIKSTVQENSAMLKKILKDNTASESPTSTSLPNKDFKTSLNLPLRSSEDVVRTEMELSNATTRQKYLKYLSRLGGFGAKDVIQNIMQHVLTDDLAMEFNWQGRGDKKAFSRLILTDVIRDAASKHSVMRAECEAEVKAYLWHRIYRIGRKRPRVCEGVT from the exons ATGTATGCAGTTGTCACCCTGCAAGACTCAGATGAGGTGATGGTGGCACCATCACATTGGTTGAGCACAGACaagaaacaaagttactggcCCCCATTCAAATCACCAGAGAAGTGCATGGAAGCTGTCCAGAACAGAGTTAAACCTGAAACAGGAGGGAAAACATGGGAGAAATTGAATATTAGCTTTCACAAGGAATCCG TCTCTTTTGATAAGGCAAAAGAGGGGCAAAAAGAAATTACAGAACAGAAAGAACG atCTTTTCTATTAGCCACTGGATTCCCTGGAATACTACAAAGACAAAGACCTCTTCCTACACCTTCTACATCCAGAATGCCAGCTGATG ACAAGGATGATCTCCTTCAAATGCTGAGAGACATCAAGAGCACAGTTCAGGAAAACTCTGCCATGTTAAAGAAAATACTGAAGGACAACACAGCTTCTGAATCCCCCACCAGTACCAGCTTGCccaataaagattttaaaacaaGCCTAAATCTGCCTCTTAGAAGCTCTGAAGATGTGGTCAGGACTGAAATGGAGctcagtaatgcaacaacacgCCAAAAATAT TTAAAATATTTGTCCAGGCTTGGAGGTTTTGGGGCCAAGGATGTCATtcagaatattatgcagcacGTCCTAACAGACGATCTGGCTATGGAGTTCAACTGGCAGGGGAGAGGAGATAAAAAGGCCTTCTCTAGGCTTATTTTAACAGATGTAATACGAG ATGCTGCATCAAAACACAGTGTAATGAGGGCAGAATGTGAAGCTGAAGTAAAAGCTTATCTGTGGCACAGAATTTATCGAATTGGTCGGAAGAGACCAAGAGTTTGTGAAG GTGTGACTTGA
- the LOC137037559 gene encoding uncharacterized protein — MYAVVTLQDSDEVMVAPSSWVSADKKQCFWPPFKSPEKFMEAVQKKCKPETAGKPWEKLNISFHREHGTFEKAIDGQKEMKEQKERSFLLSTGFIGTLKRQKLETLQPLLPVPPASTSRMSADDKEEILCMLRGIKSTVQENSSMLKKLLKDNTVSEAPSSTSLPTKKFKPNLNLPLRTFEDVDRTERELKNATARKKYVKYLSGLGGFGPRDVIKNIMQQVLADDLAKEFNWQGRGEKRPFSQLILTDVIREAALKRNVIGGDCETEIKKYLSYLADRLTRKRQREQAGLGPENFNVASSALMDNQPKTGVWMNLLDDF, encoded by the exons ATGTATGCAGTCGTTACCTTGCAAGACTCAGATGAGGTGATGGTGGCACCATCTAGTTGGGTGAGCGCTGACAAGAAACAATGTTTCTGGCCCCCATTCAAATCACCAGAGAAGTTCATGGAAGCGGTTCAGAAAAAATGTAAACCTGAAACAGCTGGGAAACCATGGGAGAAATTGAATATTAGCTTTCACAGAGAACAtg GCACTTTTGAAAAGGCAATTGATGggcaaaaagaaatgaaagaacaGAAAGAAAG GTCATTTCTGTTATCCACTGGATTCATTGGAACACTAAAAAGACAAAAACTTGAAACTTTACAACCGCTTCTTCCGGTACCACCTGCATCTACTTCCAGAATGTCAGCTGATG ATAAGGAGGAGATCCTCTGTATGCTGAGAGGCATCAAGAGCACAGTTCAGGAAAACTCTTCTATGTTAAAGAAACTACTGAAAGACAATACAGTTTCTGAAGCCCCCAGCAGTACCAGCTTGCCCACAAAAAAATTCAAACCAAACCTCAATCTGCCTCTTAGAACCTTTGAAGATGTGGACAGGACTGAAAGAGAGCTCAAAAATGCAACAGCACGCAAAAAATAT GTAAAATATTTGTCAGGGCTTGGAGGCTTTGGGCCCAGGGATGTGATTaagaatattatgcagcaagtcCTAGCAGATGATCTGGCTAAAGAGTTCAACTGGCAGGGGAGAGGAGAGAAAAGACCCTTCTCTCAGCTTATTTTAACAGATGTAATCAGAG AGGCTGCACTGAAAAGAAATGTAATCGGGGGCGATTgtgaaacagaaattaaaaaatatctgagttacctAGCTGATCGACTCACTCggaaaagacaaagagaacaAGCAG GTCTTGGGCCTGAGAACTTTAATGTGGCTTCTTCCGCACTGATGGACAACCAGCCAAAGACAGGAGTCTGGATGAACCTTTTGGATGACTTTTAG